A section of the Jaculus jaculus isolate mJacJac1 chromosome 6, mJacJac1.mat.Y.cur, whole genome shotgun sequence genome encodes:
- the LOC123461517 gene encoding thioredoxin-like produces MAKSLEESYPSAPPADKVVKLMESKDAFQEALKAAGDKLILVDFSSTWCGTCKMAKPFFHSLSEKYFSMVFLKAGMNDCQDVAADCEVKCMPTFQFFKRVAEFSGAHKETLEATINEFV; encoded by the exons ATGGCAAAGTCCTTGGAGGAAAG TTACCCATCAGCCCCTCCAGCAGACAAAGTGGTGAAGCTGATGGAGAGCAAGGATGCTTTTCAAGAGGCCTTGAAAGCTGCAGGAGATAAGCTCATTTTGGTGGACTTCTCATCCACATGGTGTGGGACTTGCAAAATGGCCAAGCCTTTCTTTCATTCCCTTTCTGAGAAGTATTTCAGCATGGTGTTCCTTAAAGCAGGCATGAATGATTGCCAGGATGTTGCTGCAGACTGTGAAGTCAAATGCATGCCAACCTTCCAGTTTTTCAAAAGG GTGGCTGAGTTTTCTGGAGCTCACAAGGAAACACTTGAAGCCACTATTAATGAATTTGTCTAA